The Burkholderia ambifaria AMMD genome includes a region encoding these proteins:
- a CDS encoding flavin reductase family protein — MDTTISCDPVIDPLQLRAAFGQFPTGVTVITTRAPDGRKVGLTANSFSSLSLDPPLVLWSLRKVAPSRPDFVAATHFAINILAHDQIELSRRFATPSADKFAGVPHMDADAGGVPCLDGTSARFVCRNVGHYEGGDHLLFIGQIEAFDTNGHAPLVFHAGQYRAISAHPDFSHAV, encoded by the coding sequence ATGGACACCACCATTTCCTGCGATCCGGTCATTGACCCGCTGCAATTGCGCGCCGCTTTCGGACAGTTTCCGACCGGCGTCACCGTGATCACCACGCGCGCGCCGGACGGGCGCAAGGTCGGCCTCACCGCGAATTCGTTCTCGTCGCTGTCGCTCGACCCGCCGCTCGTGCTGTGGAGCCTGCGCAAGGTGGCACCGAGCCGCCCCGATTTCGTTGCGGCCACGCACTTCGCGATCAACATCCTCGCGCACGACCAGATCGAGCTGTCGCGCCGTTTCGCGACGCCGAGCGCCGACAAGTTCGCCGGCGTGCCGCACATGGACGCCGACGCCGGCGGCGTGCCCTGCCTCGACGGCACGAGCGCGCGCTTCGTGTGCCGCAACGTCGGCCATTACGAAGGCGGCGACCACCTGCTGTTCATCGGCCAGATCGAGGCATTCGATACGAACGGCCATGCGCCGCTCGTGTTCCACGCGGGCCAGTATCGCGCGATCTCGGCGCATCCCGATTTTTCTCACGCCGTTTGA
- a CDS encoding styrene monooxygenase/indole monooxygenase family protein, whose product MKRIAIVGAGQSGLQLAVTLLDQGYHVTLATNRDAQQIRSGKVMSSQCMFHTALEIERDLGLNSWEEACPSVEGIGIAVPHPEGNGLKAIDWSSRLTRYAQSVDQRVKMADWLDAIARRGADVRICDVGVPELEDLARSHDLVLLAAGKGEIVNLLGRDDARSAFERPQRALALTYVKGMTPSQPYSRVRFNLLPGIGEYFVFPALTTTGPCEIMVFEGIPGGPLDCWADVKTPEQHLDRSLSFLQQYVPWEFERCRDVELTDANGTLSGRFTPTVRKPFFRLPSGRTVFGMADAVVVNDPITGQGSNNAAKCAKVYGDAILAREAAPFDEGWMHETFERYWAYAQHVVRWTNSLLTPPPPHILELFGAAGQLPTLAATIVNGFDDPRQFSPWWFEPSACAALIREHAERSE is encoded by the coding sequence ATGAAACGCATCGCTATCGTCGGCGCCGGCCAGTCCGGCCTGCAACTCGCCGTCACGCTGCTCGACCAGGGCTATCACGTCACGCTCGCGACCAACCGCGACGCGCAACAGATCCGCTCCGGCAAGGTCATGTCGAGCCAGTGCATGTTCCATACCGCGCTGGAGATCGAGCGCGATCTCGGCCTGAACAGCTGGGAAGAAGCGTGCCCGTCCGTCGAGGGCATCGGCATCGCGGTGCCGCATCCGGAAGGCAACGGCCTCAAGGCGATCGACTGGTCGTCGCGGCTGACCCGCTACGCGCAATCGGTCGACCAGCGCGTGAAGATGGCCGACTGGCTCGACGCGATCGCGCGCCGCGGCGCCGACGTGCGCATCTGCGATGTCGGCGTGCCGGAACTCGAGGATCTCGCGCGCAGCCATGATCTCGTGCTGCTCGCGGCCGGCAAGGGCGAAATCGTCAACCTGCTGGGCCGAGACGACGCGCGCAGCGCGTTCGAGCGCCCGCAACGCGCGCTGGCCCTCACCTACGTGAAGGGGATGACGCCGAGCCAGCCGTATTCGCGGGTGCGCTTCAACCTGCTGCCGGGCATCGGCGAATACTTCGTGTTTCCGGCGCTGACCACGACGGGCCCGTGCGAAATCATGGTGTTCGAAGGCATCCCCGGCGGCCCGCTCGACTGCTGGGCCGACGTGAAGACACCCGAGCAGCATCTCGACCGCAGCCTGTCGTTCCTGCAGCAGTACGTGCCGTGGGAATTCGAACGCTGCCGCGACGTCGAGCTCACCGACGCGAACGGCACGCTGTCGGGGCGCTTCACGCCGACCGTGCGCAAGCCGTTCTTCCGCCTGCCGTCGGGCCGCACCGTGTTCGGCATGGCCGACGCGGTGGTCGTCAACGATCCGATCACCGGCCAGGGCTCGAACAATGCGGCGAAATGCGCGAAGGTATACGGCGACGCGATCCTCGCGCGCGAAGCCGCGCCGTTCGACGAAGGCTGGATGCACGAAACGTTCGAACGCTACTGGGCGTATGCGCAGCACGTCGTGCGCTGGACCAACTCGCTGCTCACCCCGCCGCCGCCGCACATTCTCGAACTGTTCGGCGCGGCCGGCCAATTGCCGACGCTGGCCGCCACGATCGTCAATGGCTTCGACGATCCGCGCCAGTTCTCGCCGTGGTGGTTCGAGCCGTCGGCCTGCGCGGCGCTGATCCGCGAACACGCCGAGCGTTCGGAGTAA
- a CDS encoding SDR family oxidoreductase: MTALAGKVALVTGGATLIGAAVAQDLSRAGACVAILDLDAENGARVADALGERGMFIATDITDDRAIEHAVSAVAERFGAIDLLINLACSYVDNGIQASRRDWLAAMDVNVVSAAMLVKAVHPHLVRRGGGAIVNFSSISAQCAQTGRWLYPTSKAAIRQLTRSMAMDLSADRIRVNSVSPGWTWSRVMDELTHGDRAKTDRVAAPFHLLGRVGDPSEVAQVVTFLCSDAASFVTGADYAVDGGYSAMGPEQAVPAIPRLAE; encoded by the coding sequence ATGACTGCCCTTGCTGGCAAAGTCGCGCTCGTCACCGGCGGCGCCACGCTGATCGGCGCCGCCGTCGCGCAGGACCTGAGCCGCGCCGGCGCATGCGTCGCGATCCTCGATCTCGATGCGGAAAACGGTGCGCGCGTGGCCGATGCGCTCGGCGAACGCGGGATGTTCATCGCGACCGACATCACCGACGACCGCGCGATCGAACACGCGGTATCGGCCGTCGCCGAACGCTTCGGCGCGATCGACCTGCTGATCAACCTCGCCTGCAGCTACGTCGACAACGGCATCCAGGCGTCGCGCCGCGACTGGCTCGCGGCGATGGACGTCAACGTCGTGTCGGCCGCGATGCTGGTCAAGGCCGTTCATCCGCACCTGGTGCGGCGCGGCGGCGGCGCGATCGTGAACTTCAGTTCGATCTCCGCGCAATGCGCGCAGACCGGCCGCTGGCTCTACCCGACCTCGAAGGCCGCGATACGCCAGCTCACGCGCAGCATGGCGATGGATCTCTCCGCCGACCGGATACGTGTCAACTCGGTGTCGCCCGGCTGGACGTGGTCGCGCGTGATGGACGAGCTGACGCACGGCGACCGCGCGAAGACCGATCGCGTGGCCGCGCCGTTTCATCTGCTCGGTCGTGTCGGCGATCCGTCGGAAGTCGCGCAGGTCGTCACGTTCCTGTGCAGCGACGCCGCGAGCTTCGTGACGGGCGCCGACTACGCGGTGGACGGCGGCTATTCCGCGATGGGCCCTGAGCAGGCGGTGCCGGCGATTCCGCGCCTCGCGGAGTAA
- a CDS encoding dienelactone hydrolase family protein, translating into MKGRHIEIPSPDGGAFRAYLSTPAGGTGPGIVLCHEIFGANATMRDVADYYAEEGYTVLVPDLFWRQAPGIELGYTAADAERAMALYREYDENKGVEDVAAALAVLTQRPECTGRAGVLGYCLGGKLAYLAACRLPDVAAAVSYYGVGIEHALDEAAHLRGRLVLQIPAQDRFCPPDAQQRIAAALAGRDGVEVYVYPGVDHAFARVGGDHFDKAAAIMAHQRAIAAFRAALGPHYDLSTLWEAHLRHEFDTRNVDATMATMVAQPYVNHIPTLTGGVGHDELKRFYTHHFVHANPPDTTITPISRTIGASQIVDELLFCFTHTTEIDWMLPGVAPTGKRVEIPLVAIVKFRGDKLYHEHIYWDQASVLVQIGLLDAAGLPVAGVETARKLLDETVPSNGLMQRWHDSA; encoded by the coding sequence ATGAAAGGACGACACATCGAGATCCCGTCGCCGGACGGCGGGGCGTTTCGCGCGTACCTGAGCACGCCGGCCGGCGGCACGGGGCCGGGCATCGTGCTGTGTCACGAGATCTTCGGCGCGAACGCGACGATGCGCGACGTGGCCGATTATTACGCCGAGGAAGGCTATACGGTGCTCGTGCCCGATCTGTTCTGGCGCCAGGCGCCCGGCATCGAACTCGGCTACACCGCGGCCGACGCCGAGCGCGCGATGGCGCTGTACCGCGAGTACGACGAAAACAAGGGCGTGGAGGACGTCGCCGCCGCGCTGGCCGTGCTGACGCAACGGCCGGAATGCACGGGGCGGGCCGGCGTGCTCGGCTACTGCCTGGGCGGCAAGCTCGCGTATCTCGCCGCGTGCCGGCTGCCGGACGTGGCGGCCGCCGTCAGCTATTACGGCGTGGGGATCGAGCACGCGCTCGACGAAGCCGCTCACCTGCGCGGCCGGCTGGTGCTGCAGATTCCCGCGCAGGACCGCTTCTGCCCGCCCGACGCGCAGCAGCGCATCGCCGCCGCGCTGGCGGGGCGCGACGGCGTCGAGGTATACGTATACCCGGGCGTCGATCATGCGTTCGCGCGCGTCGGCGGCGATCATTTCGACAAGGCGGCCGCGATCATGGCGCACCAGCGCGCGATCGCCGCGTTCCGAGCGGCGCTCGGCCCGCACTACGACCTGTCCACGCTGTGGGAAGCACATCTGCGCCACGAGTTCGACACGCGCAACGTCGACGCGACGATGGCCACGATGGTCGCGCAACCCTACGTGAACCATATCCCGACGCTGACGGGCGGCGTCGGCCACGACGAGCTCAAGCGCTTCTACACGCATCACTTCGTGCATGCAAACCCGCCGGACACGACGATCACGCCGATCTCGCGCACGATCGGCGCGAGCCAGATCGTCGACGAGCTGCTGTTCTGCTTCACGCATACGACCGAGATCGACTGGATGCTGCCCGGCGTCGCGCCGACCGGCAAGCGCGTCGAGATTCCGCTCGTCGCGATCGTCAAGTTCCGCGGCGACAAGCTGTATCACGAACACATCTATTGGGATCAGGCGAGCGTGCTCGTGCAGATCGGCCTGCTCGACGCGGCCGGGCTGCCCGTCGCCGGTGTCGAAACGGCGCGCAAGCTGCTCGACGAAACCGTGCCGTCGAACGGACTGATGCAGCGCTGGCACGACAGCGCGTGA
- a CDS encoding AraC family transcriptional regulator, whose amino-acid sequence MGQFAGTGWLGDAACFNHDTLLLQSNDLDEVRARVADVFKPHRLTLTGDSCALHSRMHHARWGNLSLNLLDYGGEVSIEPGPLEHFYLLQIPLRGDAEIECGTTRFVSSPDTASLLSPTLPLRMRWGDACPQVILRIEREVMERHARRHFGDDRRVPVEFEPEFRLSSPQGACLAQMLPMLADAIATDGHPLRHPLAFEQLESTLLNLLLYGQPNSARNGARVAPAPLAPFYVRRVEEYIRTHVDEPLTIERLAELAGVSPSTLFAGFRNRHGITPMAFVRQLRLQHVRDELLDDATPGLASVTDVALKWGFAHLGRFAIDYKRAFGESPSATLRMRRVRG is encoded by the coding sequence ATGGGGCAATTTGCCGGAACGGGCTGGCTGGGCGACGCCGCCTGTTTCAATCACGACACGCTGCTGCTGCAGTCGAACGATCTCGACGAGGTGCGGGCGCGCGTGGCGGACGTGTTCAAGCCGCATCGGCTTACGTTGACGGGCGACTCGTGCGCGCTGCATAGCCGCATGCACCACGCGCGCTGGGGCAACCTCTCGTTGAATCTGCTCGATTACGGCGGCGAGGTGTCGATCGAACCGGGGCCGCTCGAGCACTTCTATCTGTTGCAGATTCCGCTGCGCGGCGACGCCGAGATCGAATGCGGCACGACGCGTTTCGTGTCGTCGCCCGACACCGCGTCGCTGCTGTCGCCGACGCTGCCGCTCAGGATGCGGTGGGGCGACGCGTGCCCGCAAGTGATCCTGCGCATCGAGCGCGAGGTGATGGAGCGGCATGCGCGGCGGCATTTCGGCGACGACCGGCGCGTGCCGGTCGAGTTCGAGCCGGAATTCAGGCTGTCGTCGCCGCAGGGCGCGTGCCTCGCGCAGATGCTGCCGATGCTCGCCGATGCGATCGCGACCGACGGGCATCCGCTGCGCCATCCGCTCGCGTTCGAGCAGCTCGAATCGACGCTGCTCAACCTGTTGCTGTACGGCCAGCCGAACAGCGCACGCAATGGCGCGCGCGTCGCGCCGGCGCCGCTCGCGCCGTTCTATGTGAGGCGTGTCGAGGAATACATCCGCACGCATGTCGACGAGCCGCTGACGATCGAACGGCTCGCCGAACTCGCGGGCGTGAGCCCGAGCACGCTGTTCGCGGGATTCCGCAATCGCCACGGCATCACGCCGATGGCATTCGTGCGTCAGTTGCGGCTGCAACATGTGCGCGACGAACTGCTCGACGATGCGACACCGGGGCTCGCGTCGGTGACGGACGTCGCGCTGAAATGGGGCTTCGCGCATCTCGGGCGATTCGCGATCGACTACAAGCGTGCTTTCGGGGAATCGCCGTCGGCCACGCTCCGGATGCGGCGCGTGCGCGGTTGA
- a CDS encoding S-(hydroxymethyl)glutathione dehydrogenase/class III alcohol dehydrogenase produces MKSRAAVAFEAGKPLQIVEIDVEPPRKGEVLVKITHTGVCHTDAFTLSGDDPEGLFPAVLGHEGAGIVVEVGEGVTSVKPGDHVIPLYTAECGECLFCKSGKTNLCVSVRATQGKGVMPDGTTRFSYNGQPIYHYMGCSTFSEYTVVAEVSLAKINPQANPEQVCLLGCGVTTGLGAVKNTAKVQPGDTVAVFGLGGIGLAVIQGAKLAKAGRIIAIDTNPGKFDLARVFGATDCVNPKDYQEPIQQVIVGMTGWGVDHSFECIGNVNVMRAALECAHRGWGQSVVIGVAGAGQEISTRPFQLVTGRRWLGTAFGGVKGRSELPGMVEEAMAGTIQLAPFVTHTKPLTGINEAFDLMHEGKSIRTVVHF; encoded by the coding sequence ATGAAATCACGTGCCGCTGTTGCGTTTGAGGCGGGTAAGCCGCTGCAGATCGTCGAAATCGACGTCGAGCCGCCCCGCAAGGGCGAAGTGCTCGTCAAGATCACTCACACGGGCGTCTGTCACACCGACGCCTTCACGCTGTCGGGCGACGATCCGGAAGGCCTCTTTCCCGCCGTGCTGGGCCACGAAGGCGCCGGCATCGTGGTGGAAGTCGGTGAAGGCGTGACGAGCGTCAAGCCCGGCGACCATGTGATTCCGCTCTACACCGCCGAATGCGGCGAGTGCCTGTTCTGCAAGAGCGGCAAGACCAATCTGTGCGTGTCGGTGCGCGCCACGCAGGGCAAGGGCGTGATGCCCGACGGCACCACACGTTTCAGCTACAACGGCCAGCCGATCTATCACTACATGGGCTGCTCGACGTTCAGCGAATACACCGTCGTCGCCGAAGTCTCGCTCGCGAAGATCAACCCGCAGGCGAACCCCGAGCAGGTCTGCCTGCTGGGCTGCGGCGTCACGACCGGCCTCGGCGCGGTGAAGAACACCGCGAAGGTGCAGCCGGGCGATACGGTGGCCGTATTCGGCCTCGGCGGCATCGGTCTCGCGGTGATCCAGGGGGCCAAGCTCGCGAAGGCCGGCCGCATCATCGCGATCGACACCAACCCCGGCAAGTTCGATCTCGCCCGCGTGTTCGGCGCCACCGACTGCGTGAACCCGAAGGACTACCAGGAGCCGATCCAGCAGGTGATCGTCGGGATGACCGGCTGGGGCGTCGACCACAGCTTCGAGTGCATCGGCAACGTCAACGTGATGCGCGCCGCGCTCGAATGCGCGCACCGCGGCTGGGGCCAGTCGGTCGTCATCGGCGTCGCGGGCGCCGGCCAGGAAATCTCGACGCGCCCGTTCCAGCTCGTCACTGGTCGCCGCTGGCTGGGCACGGCATTCGGCGGCGTGAAGGGCCGCTCCGAACTGCCGGGCATGGTCGAGGAAGCGATGGCCGGCACGATCCAGCTCGCACCGTTCGTCACGCACACGAAGCCGCTCACCGGCATCAACGAAGCGTTCGACCTGATGCACGAAGGCAAGTCCATCCGGACCGTCGTGCATTTCTGA
- the frmR gene encoding formaldehyde-responsive transcriptional repressor FrmR, with the protein MPHSPEEKKRVLTRVRRVRGQLNALEQALEEGADCGPILQQLAAIRGAINGVMAGVLESHLREEFTQLADAPRPSPGSIDDIVTLVRSYLR; encoded by the coding sequence ATGCCGCATTCCCCCGAAGAAAAGAAACGCGTGCTGACCCGCGTGCGCCGTGTGCGCGGGCAACTGAACGCGCTCGAGCAGGCGCTCGAGGAGGGAGCGGACTGTGGTCCGATACTCCAGCAACTGGCTGCGATCCGCGGCGCGATCAACGGCGTGATGGCCGGCGTGCTCGAAAGCCATTTGCGCGAGGAATTCACCCAGCTCGCGGACGCCCCGCGGCCCTCGCCCGGATCGATCGACGATATCGTGACCCTCGTTCGGTCCTACCTGCGCTGA
- a CDS encoding MFS transporter: MQNTESVMQGDTTDWLPLIALFMVGIFPNGVLLCAPALGNQLVNEFAFTPEQLGNFFSLEFCGFAVAGILGTYVMPRVNWVKLFNFALFVFVAGYLASIFVLPDVKGLMAVQGVTTIFGGCSISLLGLSFSGRVSRPARGYAMFILGQLASGTVGLLVLPMLFQAYGLKAFFVAEVLLALSMLPFIKWLPATPPSASAGKTVQAKVPFHLLLLGLGTVTAFYFGLASVWTFVGQIGTSIHLTDASIGTALAISTVAGMIGSVVVGVLSGRAQAALLISAGMGAMLLSCFGLVDVRSLALFTLSAILFKFAWTFALPPMLEAIAQADDSSRLLAFSSSGIGVGLMVGPAIAGWIISISKGYTAMLLVSALMCLLAWLGCLALVRVNRRTTKAVPAR, translated from the coding sequence ATGCAGAATACTGAAAGCGTGATGCAGGGCGACACGACGGATTGGTTGCCGTTGATCGCCCTGTTCATGGTCGGAATCTTTCCGAACGGCGTATTGCTGTGCGCGCCGGCACTCGGCAACCAGCTCGTCAACGAGTTTGCGTTCACCCCCGAACAGCTGGGAAATTTCTTTTCACTGGAGTTTTGCGGGTTCGCGGTCGCCGGCATCCTCGGCACCTACGTGATGCCGAGGGTGAACTGGGTGAAGCTCTTCAACTTCGCGCTGTTCGTCTTCGTCGCCGGCTATCTCGCGTCGATTTTCGTCCTGCCCGATGTCAAGGGGCTCATGGCCGTGCAGGGCGTCACGACGATCTTCGGCGGCTGTTCGATCAGCCTGCTCGGCTTGTCGTTCTCGGGGCGGGTGTCGAGGCCGGCCCGCGGATATGCGATGTTCATCCTCGGCCAGCTGGCGTCGGGCACCGTCGGCCTCCTGGTCCTGCCGATGCTGTTCCAGGCCTATGGCCTGAAAGCATTCTTCGTCGCCGAAGTCCTGCTCGCGTTGTCGATGCTGCCGTTCATCAAGTGGCTCCCGGCCACGCCGCCGTCCGCGAGCGCGGGGAAGACGGTGCAGGCAAAGGTGCCGTTCCACTTGCTGCTGCTCGGGCTCGGCACCGTGACGGCGTTCTACTTCGGGCTGGCCAGCGTCTGGACGTTCGTCGGGCAAATCGGCACCAGCATCCATCTGACGGACGCGAGCATCGGCACCGCGCTGGCGATTTCCACCGTGGCCGGGATGATTGGCTCGGTCGTCGTCGGGGTGCTCAGCGGCCGTGCGCAAGCGGCGCTCCTGATCTCGGCTGGCATGGGCGCGATGCTCCTGTCGTGTTTCGGACTGGTCGACGTGCGCTCGCTCGCGCTGTTCACGCTGTCCGCGATCCTGTTCAAGTTCGCGTGGACGTTCGCGCTTCCGCCGATGCTGGAAGCCATTGCGCAGGCGGACGACAGCAGCCGCTTGCTCGCGTTTTCCAGTTCGGGCATCGGCGTCGGCCTGATGGTCGGCCCCGCGATTGCCGGCTGGATCATCTCGATCAGCAAGGGCTATACGGCGATGCTGCTCGTTTCCGCATTGATGTGCTTGCTGGCGTGGCTCGGTTGCCTGGCACTCGTACGCGTCAATCGACGCACGACGAAGGCCGTCCCGGCGCGGTGA
- a CDS encoding porin has product MKHKTAMLCTLFCAVTNASAQDSVTLYGLIDQGIGFTNNAAGKQAWQTQSGWTAGDRWGLKGVESLGAGNAAIFTLENGFVLDSGRDLPSGMLFGRQAFVGLQNTQWGSVTFGRQYDSIQDYLAPLTANGRDGGWPFAHPYDNDNAVATFRLSNAVKFSSANYGGLQFGGVYAFGNTASFANNRSFSLGIAYKLSSLSLAAAYLQADSPGATGAGAVSSTDANFVARRQRVWGAGANYDWGPATLGLTYTHTVLNDPVSSTYFGTLPAGATLLRFDNVEANVRYQVTPTVVFAAMYAYTLGRFDGASGEATPRWHQAGLMLDYLLSKRTFLYTQAVYQHVGGDAAGTVFGNAYITGSAGISSTRSQVLGRVGIRTVF; this is encoded by the coding sequence ATGAAGCATAAAACGGCAATGCTGTGCACGTTGTTCTGTGCGGTAACAAACGCGTCCGCGCAGGACAGCGTGACCCTGTACGGCCTGATCGACCAGGGCATCGGCTTCACGAACAACGCCGCCGGCAAGCAGGCGTGGCAGACGCAGAGCGGCTGGACCGCGGGTGACCGTTGGGGGCTCAAGGGCGTCGAATCGCTCGGTGCAGGAAACGCGGCCATCTTTACGCTGGAGAACGGATTTGTGCTCGATTCGGGCCGGGATCTGCCGTCGGGTATGCTGTTCGGGCGCCAGGCGTTCGTTGGCTTGCAGAACACGCAATGGGGCAGCGTGACGTTCGGCCGGCAATACGACTCGATTCAGGATTACCTTGCGCCACTGACTGCCAATGGCCGCGATGGCGGATGGCCGTTCGCGCATCCGTACGACAACGACAATGCGGTCGCGACGTTCCGCTTGAGCAACGCCGTGAAATTCAGTAGCGCGAACTATGGTGGGCTGCAGTTCGGCGGCGTGTACGCGTTCGGCAATACGGCGAGCTTCGCGAACAATCGCAGTTTCAGCCTCGGTATCGCGTACAAACTATCATCGCTGTCGCTCGCGGCTGCGTATCTGCAGGCCGACTCGCCGGGCGCGACGGGCGCTGGCGCCGTATCGTCGACCGATGCCAATTTCGTCGCGCGGCGCCAGCGCGTGTGGGGCGCCGGCGCAAATTATGACTGGGGGCCAGCGACGCTCGGCCTGACCTATACGCACACGGTGTTGAACGATCCGGTTTCTTCCACCTATTTCGGCACGCTGCCGGCCGGCGCAACCTTGCTCCGGTTCGACAACGTCGAGGCAAACGTCAGGTATCAGGTCACGCCGACCGTGGTATTCGCCGCGATGTATGCGTATACGCTCGGCCGGTTCGACGGGGCGTCGGGCGAGGCAACGCCGCGCTGGCATCAGGCCGGCCTGATGCTCGACTACCTGCTATCCAAGCGGACGTTCCTGTATACGCAGGCGGTCTATCAGCATGTGGGCGGCGATGCGGCGGGCACCGTCTTCGGCAACGCGTACATCACCGGGTCGGCGGGCATCTCATCGACCCGCTCGCAGGTGCTTGGCCGCGTCGGTATTCGGACAGTCTTCTGA
- a CDS encoding amidase: MISLEEYARYDGLGLAGLVAKKDVTPQELLDTAFAAIDKVNPAINAVLQVLREQATGTVSAGIPAGPFSGVPFLIKEAVLQAKDVKCEMGSGLARGLVAPADSELMTRFRQCGLVLAGTTQTSEFAYSPSTEPRLHGAVRNPWDLTRSAGGSSGGAGAAVAAGIVPVAHGNDGGGSIRIPASCNGLVGLKPSRFRTPWGPNHGAELVFGAISEFALTRTVRDAAALLDAVSGADVGAPGHPLPQLEPYATAMTKPPRPLRIAWSTKTGSGELPDADCMQAVHRTVRLLEELGHIVVEDAPVYDWEQFLDATHVVWMSFIAASAQQLALATGRTPGPHNLEAATLASYEEGKNFKATDLIGALGQHNAVCRQVGAFFETVDVFLTPTLARLPRPLGELNQDRAGIAAFEWTKQVFSYIPFTPVFNITGQPAMSLPLHVTESGLPVGVHFAGRYGQEATLLQLAAQLEQARPWATRRPPVHVAR, from the coding sequence ATGATTTCCCTGGAAGAGTATGCACGGTATGACGGCCTGGGCCTGGCCGGGCTCGTCGCCAAAAAGGACGTCACGCCGCAAGAGCTGCTGGACACCGCGTTCGCCGCCATCGACAAGGTCAACCCGGCCATCAACGCCGTGCTGCAGGTCCTGCGCGAGCAGGCAACCGGCACCGTGTCGGCCGGGATTCCCGCGGGCCCGTTCTCGGGCGTGCCCTTCCTGATCAAGGAAGCGGTGCTGCAGGCGAAGGACGTGAAGTGCGAGATGGGCTCCGGTCTCGCGAGAGGGCTCGTTGCACCGGCCGACTCCGAACTGATGACGCGATTCCGGCAATGCGGCCTCGTGCTGGCGGGCACGACGCAGACGTCGGAGTTCGCGTACAGCCCGTCGACAGAACCACGGCTGCACGGCGCGGTGCGCAACCCGTGGGATCTCACGCGTAGCGCCGGCGGCTCGAGCGGCGGTGCGGGCGCTGCCGTCGCCGCGGGCATCGTACCCGTCGCGCACGGCAACGACGGCGGCGGCTCGATCCGGATTCCGGCGTCGTGCAACGGGCTGGTCGGCCTCAAGCCGAGCCGCTTCCGGACGCCCTGGGGGCCGAACCACGGTGCGGAACTCGTATTCGGCGCAATCTCGGAGTTTGCGCTGACCCGCACGGTACGCGACGCGGCCGCCCTGCTCGATGCGGTGTCGGGCGCCGACGTCGGTGCGCCCGGACATCCGCTGCCGCAACTGGAGCCGTACGCCACCGCCATGACAAAACCGCCGCGGCCGCTGCGCATCGCGTGGTCGACGAAGACGGGATCCGGCGAGCTTCCCGACGCCGACTGCATGCAGGCCGTGCATCGGACCGTCCGCTTGCTCGAGGAACTCGGTCACATCGTGGTCGAGGATGCGCCCGTCTACGATTGGGAGCAGTTCCTCGATGCGACGCACGTCGTGTGGATGAGCTTCATCGCGGCAAGCGCGCAGCAGCTCGCGCTGGCGACCGGTCGCACGCCCGGCCCGCACAATCTCGAGGCCGCGACGCTCGCGTCGTACGAAGAAGGGAAAAACTTCAAGGCCACCGACCTGATCGGTGCGCTGGGCCAGCACAACGCGGTCTGCCGGCAGGTCGGCGCGTTCTTCGAAACCGTCGATGTCTTCCTGACGCCCACCCTGGCCAGGCTGCCCCGGCCGCTGGGCGAGCTGAACCAGGATCGCGCGGGCATCGCCGCGTTCGAATGGACGAAGCAGGTGTTCTCCTATATTCCGTTCACGCCGGTCTTCAACATCACGGGGCAACCGGCCATGTCGCTGCCGCTGCACGTGACGGAAAGCGGGCTGCCGGTCGGGGTGCACTTCGCCGGTCGCTACGGGCAGGAAGCCACGCTGCTGCAACTGGCCGCCCAGCTCGAACAGGCGCGTCCGTGGGCGACCCGGCGGCCGCCGGTGCATGTGGCGCGTTAG